The Pan troglodytes isolate AG18354 chromosome 1, NHGRI_mPanTro3-v2.0_pri, whole genome shotgun sequence genome includes a region encoding these proteins:
- the SNRPE gene encoding small nuclear ribonucleoprotein E isoform X2, with product MNAQLGTCCLRKHQTSRLVNKGETGIGSSSCFRKQSLCCFCIFSLATVVQNLIFRYLQNRSRIQVWLYEQVNMRIEGCIIGFDEYMNLVLDDAEEIHSKTKSRKQLGRIMLKGDNITLLQSVSN from the exons ATGAATGCCCAGCTGGGCACTTGTTGTTTGCGTAAGCACCAGACCTCGCGTTTAGTAAACAAAGGTGAGACGGGAATAGGGTCGTCCAGTTGTTTCAGGAAGCAGAGTCTAtgctgcttttgtattttttccttagcCACTGTGGTGCAGAACCTCATCTTCAGATACTTACAAAAT AGATCGCGGATTCAGGTGTGGCTCTATGAGCAAGTGAATATGCGGATAGAAGGCTGTATCATT ggttttgatgAGTATATGAACCTTGTATTAGATGATGCAGAAGAGATTCATTCTAAAACAAAGTCAAGAAAACAACTGG GTCGGATCATGCTAAAAGGAGATAATATTACTCTGCTACAAAGTGTCTCCAACTAG
- the SNRPE gene encoding small nuclear ribonucleoprotein E isoform X5 → MAYRGQGQKVQKVMVQPINLIFRYLQNRSRIQVWLYEQVNMRIEGCIIGFDEYMNLVLDDAEEIHSKTKSRKQLGRIMLKGDNITLLQSVSN, encoded by the exons ATGGCGTACCGTGGCCAGGGCCAGAAAGTGCAGAAGGTTATGGTGCAGCCCATC AACCTCATCTTCAGATACTTACAAAAT AGATCGCGGATTCAGGTGTGGCTCTATGAGCAAGTGAATATGCGGATAGAAGGCTGTATCATT ggttttgatgAGTATATGAACCTTGTATTAGATGATGCAGAAGAGATTCATTCTAAAACAAAGTCAAGAAAACAACTGG GTCGGATCATGCTAAAAGGAGATAATATTACTCTGCTACAAAGTGTCTCCAACTAG
- the SNRPE gene encoding small nuclear ribonucleoprotein E isoform X1: MSGLGATVVQNLIFRYLQNRSRIQVWLYEQVNMRIEGCIIGFDEYMNLVLDDAEEIHSKTKSRKQLGRIMLKGDNITLLQSVSN; the protein is encoded by the exons ATGTCAGGACTAGGAG cCACTGTGGTGCAGAACCTCATCTTCAGATACTTACAAAAT AGATCGCGGATTCAGGTGTGGCTCTATGAGCAAGTGAATATGCGGATAGAAGGCTGTATCATT ggttttgatgAGTATATGAACCTTGTATTAGATGATGCAGAAGAGATTCATTCTAAAACAAAGTCAAGAAAACAACTGG GTCGGATCATGCTAAAAGGAGATAATATTACTCTGCTACAAAGTGTCTCCAACTAG
- the SNRPE gene encoding small nuclear ribonucleoprotein E isoform X6 — translation MDAAKGGKRTLATVVQNLIFRYLQNRSRIQVWLYEQVNMRIEGCIIGFDEYMNLVLDDAEEIHSKTKSRKQLGRIMLKGDNITLLQSVSN, via the exons ATGGACGCGGCAAAAGGAGGGAAGAGAACTTTAG cCACTGTGGTGCAGAACCTCATCTTCAGATACTTACAAAAT AGATCGCGGATTCAGGTGTGGCTCTATGAGCAAGTGAATATGCGGATAGAAGGCTGTATCATT ggttttgatgAGTATATGAACCTTGTATTAGATGATGCAGAAGAGATTCATTCTAAAACAAAGTCAAGAAAACAACTGG GTCGGATCATGCTAAAAGGAGATAATATTACTCTGCTACAAAGTGTCTCCAACTAG
- the SNRPE gene encoding small nuclear ribonucleoprotein E isoform X3: MAYRGQGQKVQKVMVQPICRTSSSDTYKMYRSRIQVWLYEQVNMRIEGCIIGFDEYMNLVLDDAEEIHSKTKSRKQLGRIMLKGDNITLLQSVSN, translated from the exons ATGGCGTACCGTGGCCAGGGCCAGAAAGTGCAGAAGGTTATGGTGCAGCCCATC TGCAGAACCTCATCTTCAGATACTTACAAAATGTAC AGATCGCGGATTCAGGTGTGGCTCTATGAGCAAGTGAATATGCGGATAGAAGGCTGTATCATT ggttttgatgAGTATATGAACCTTGTATTAGATGATGCAGAAGAGATTCATTCTAAAACAAAGTCAAGAAAACAACTGG GTCGGATCATGCTAAAAGGAGATAATATTACTCTGCTACAAAGTGTCTCCAACTAG
- the SNRPE gene encoding small nuclear ribonucleoprotein E isoform X4, producing the protein MSPRGYQDWKKARPLWCRTSSSDTYKMYRSRIQVWLYEQVNMRIEGCIIGFDEYMNLVLDDAEEIHSKTKSRKQLGRIMLKGDNITLLQSVSN; encoded by the exons ATGAGCCCCCGGGGCTACCAAGACTGGAAGAAAGCGCGG cCACTGTGGTGCAGAACCTCATCTTCAGATACTTACAAAATGTAC AGATCGCGGATTCAGGTGTGGCTCTATGAGCAAGTGAATATGCGGATAGAAGGCTGTATCATT ggttttgatgAGTATATGAACCTTGTATTAGATGATGCAGAAGAGATTCATTCTAAAACAAAGTCAAGAAAACAACTGG GTCGGATCATGCTAAAAGGAGATAATATTACTCTGCTACAAAGTGTCTCCAACTAG
- the SNRPE gene encoding small nuclear ribonucleoprotein E isoform X7, whose protein sequence is MSPRGYQDWKKARRSRIQVWLYEQVNMRIEGCIIGFDEYMNLVLDDAEEIHSKTKSRKQLGRIMLKGDNITLLQSVSN, encoded by the exons ATGAGCCCCCGGGGCTACCAAGACTGGAAGAAAGCGCGG AGATCGCGGATTCAGGTGTGGCTCTATGAGCAAGTGAATATGCGGATAGAAGGCTGTATCATT ggttttgatgAGTATATGAACCTTGTATTAGATGATGCAGAAGAGATTCATTCTAAAACAAAGTCAAGAAAACAACTGG GTCGGATCATGCTAAAAGGAGATAATATTACTCTGCTACAAAGTGTCTCCAACTAG